GGCCAACACTGCCAAACCCGCGACGATCCCGTCCCTCGGCGTAATCCGCATCGCATCCTCCTCCTTGTCCGTGCTCCTGCAAAAGCAAGGAGCAGCGTTGCAGACCGGTTCGCTTGTTATCCTGGGCGCCCTGCTTTCGCGGGAGCACGATACCGGTCTTGATCGTCAGCTTACCCAAAAATACCGGGCTTGGAACCTATTTGTCTGAGAATATTGCCACAGCGCCGCCGCGCTGACCTCGCAATCAATACCCACCCCTTGGTCCCCTCCCTTGCAGGGAGGGGAGAGTGTGCGACTTCATATCTTTCTTGCCCGCAGGAACGGGTCGATCACCGTGGCCATGCTGTCATAGCCTTGCGGCGTGGGATGGACGCCGTCGGTCGCCATGCCGGGCTTCATTGCGCCATGGGCATCGGCGAGCACCGGCCAATAGTCGATCCATGTCGCGCCGGCAGTCTTCGCATAGCTTTTGAGCCAGGCGTTGATCGTGCGGATCGGCTTGACCGTCTCGAGCCCCTGCCGCCACGGGAAATGGTCGGCGGGGGGCACCGAGGCGAGGAGGACCTGGATGCGATTGGCCTGGGCGATGGCGGTCATCATCCGGAAATTGTCGAAGGTCTGCGCCGGGGTGATCGGTCCGGTATTGCCGGCGACGTCGTTGGTCGCCGCCATGATGTGGACGTAGCGCGGCTTGAGCGCGACGACATCGGCCATCATCCGCAGCACCATCTGCGGCGTGGTCTGGCCGCTGATCCCGCGACCCACGCGACCGGGCTTGAAGAATGCGGGACGCTGGCCGCGCCAGCCCTCGGTGATCGAATCGCCCATGAAGACGATGTTAGTCTTGGCGCCCGATGCAAGCAGCGCGCGGTTCTCCTCGGCATAGCGGCCGAGCCACGGCCAATCCTCGCGGAGCTGGCGCTGGCGCCGCTCCTCGCGGCTTTCCTGTGCCTGGGCATGCGCGGCGATGGGCAGCGCGAGCGCGCCGGCCAGGAAGCCGCGGCGGACGATCGACATGGTGACAGCTCCTGCGTTCGCGTTTGGGCGGACTTTGCCGCATTTCGGGCGAGCTTAGCGGCGCGAAGAAAGCAGGCAAGCTCGCACGCTGGCTGCCGTTCTTGAGAAAGAGCCCGGAGCGGGCGCGGATGCCGGGCTTGGGTTCGGACAGCGATCCGCGCCCCTGTTTGACCCGCGGCCGGGATATCTCGGCCGCGGGTCAATAGTTGCTCGCACTTGCACCCGGAATTCGCCTATTAGCACCTCGATTCAACTGATCAGCCGGGGGGCGGAACAGTCGGGCAGGAGTAATGAGTGTGATATTGCGAGCGACGTTTGGCCGATCCGTGCGACTGGGCACTGCCATGGCCGTGGTCGTCGGCATGGCGAGTGCCCCCGGGTTCGCGCAGCAGCAGACGCCGCCCGCCACGCCGCTGGTGCAGCCCGTGCCCGCGGTTGCGCCGGTGCAGGTGGTGCCGCCGCCCACGCTGAGCGCCGACCAAGCCGCCCAGCTGGGCAAATTGCTCGCCGATGCCGGCTTCGCGCACGGGCTTCGCCACGACGGCACCGCAACGCCGCGCGCGGGGAGCAACGAGGCGGTGGCCCGCGCCGCGCTCGATTATGCTCGCGCCGTGCATTCGGGCCGGCTCGACACCAGCGATTTCCAGAAGGACTGGGGGCTGCGGCCCGCGGCCTATGATCCCCTGCCCGCCTTTGCCGACGCCGTAAAGCGCGACCGCATCGCCGCGTGGTTCCGATCGCTGCCGCCGCCCTATGCGGGCTATGACGGGCTGCAAAAGGGCCTCGAAATCTATCGCAAGATCGAGGCGAACGGCGGCTGGACCGCGCTTCCCGCCGGTCCCGACATGACGGTCGGCGCGAGCGGCCCGCGCGTCGCGGCGCTGCGCAAGCGGCTCGCCGTCGAGGATAGCGACGTCGTCGCCACCGGCACCAAGTTCGATGCCGAGCTCAAGGACGCAGTGGTCCGCGCACAGCGGCGCTACGGGCTCAACCCGACCGGTCTGGTCTCGACCGGAACGCTGGGCGCGCTCAACGTGCCGGCCGGCGACCGGGTTCGCCAGATCATGGCGAACATGGAGCGCTGGCGCTGGCTGCCCGCCGAACTCCCCGCCAAGCGGATCCAGGTCAATATCGCCGCGGCGGTGCTGACGGTGTTCGAAGGCGATGCGCCGATCGCGTCGATGAAGGCCGTCACCGGGCGTCCGGGCAACGAGACGCCGATGCTCCAGTCGCGGATCCATTCGATCGTGCTCAATCCGCCGTGGAACGTCCCCGCCGGGATCGCCGCCAAGGAGCTGTTCCCCAAGGGCGCGGCGTATCTGGCGCGCAACAACTACAAGATCATCGGCACCGGTGCCGGCCGCCGCATCCAGCAGCAGCCGGGGCCCAAGAGCGCGCTCGGGCTCTACAAGTTCGATTTCGACAATCCTTATGCCGTGTATCTCCACGATACACCCGCGCAGGCGAAGTTCGCGAGCTTCGACCGGCTCGACAGCCATGGCTGCGTGCGGCTGGAGAAGCCGGGTCCGCTCGCCCAGCTGCTGCTGCGCAACGATCCGGCCTGGCAGCCCGAGGCGATCCAGGAAGCGCTGGGCAAGGGCAAGACGCTGCGCGTCCAGTTGCAGGAGCAGGACAAGGTCCAGGTCTATCTGCTCTACTGGACGGCATTCGCCAGCGCGAACGGCCAGATGAATTTCCGCAGCGACCCCTATGGCTGGGACAAGACGCTCGCGGCGAAGATCGAAAGGCGCTCGGCGATCACTGCCGTCGCCGCACGTTGAAAGGGAAATATCCGATGACCATCAAGCGTATCGCCATGCTGGCGTCCGTTGCCGGCGCGCTGGCGCTCGGTGCCTGCTCGGGCGGTAGCGACGAGGCTGCGGCGCCGAGCAATGTCGAGAACATGACGCCGATCCAAGTCGAGAACACCGCAATCGTGCCGACGGAGGCGCCCGCCGCGCCGCCGCTCGACAATGTCGTCACGGCCGCGGAGCCCGAGACGGTGCCGACTACGCTCAGCGCGGACGAGCAGACGCAGGACGATGCCGACGCGACGGGGATGACTGCGCGGGTTTCGCGCGACGAAGGCGGCAACGAGGGCCAGCCGGCGCAATAAGACCTGCCCTGCCGGCGATGGCCTCAGGCGTCGCCGGCGGGACAATAGCGCGCGAGGAAATCCTGATGCGCGGGCAATCGCGCCACGGCGCCGTCGATGTTCGCCTTGAGCGCGCCGAGCGCCTGGCGAAGTTCGCTGGGGTTCATCATCTTCGCCAGCCGGTGATGGCTTTCCGGCGCAAGCCCCTGGCCGAGCAGGACCTGCACCCAGGAATCGACGCGGAACAAGTCGATCCCGTCCTGCCATGCGTGCGCGTCGCCGCGGAACAGCGCGAGCCGCTGCGCGAGGCTGTCGGGGATCTCCATCGTCCGGCAGCGGTCCCAGAACGGCGAATCGTCGCGCTGGGTCAGGTGATAATGGAGCGTGATGAAGTCGCGGATGCCTTCGATTTCCTGGCGCGACTGGGCGTTGAAGCGATCGGCCGCGGCTTCGTGGCAGCCGCCGAACGGGAAGGACTGGATCAGCCGGGTCACAGCGACCTTGACGAGGTGGATGCTCGTCGATTCGAGCGGTTCGATGAAGCCGCTGGCGAGGCCCAGTGCGACGCAGTTCTTGTTCCACACCTTGCGCCGGGCGCCGGTGCGATAGCGGATCAGGCGTGGCTCGGTCAGAGGCTCGCCCTCTATGTCGTTGAGAAGCTTCGCCCGGGCATCCTCATCGCTCATGAAATCGCTGCAATAGACGATGCCGTTGCCGACACGGTGCTGGAGCGGGATCCGCCAGCGCCACCCGGCTTCGTGCGCGATCGCACGGGTGAGCGGGATCGCCGGACCGGTCGAGCGCGTCTGTACCGCAAAAGCGCTGTTGGTGCCGAGATATCGAGTCCAGTCTTCAAACCCGGTCTCAAGCGTCTGTTCGATCAGCAATGCGCGGAAACCGGTGCAGTCGACGAACAAATCGCCTTCGACGCGCACCCCGGATTCGAGTACCAGCGCCGTGATAAAGCCGGTCTCGGCGTGCTGCTCGACCCGGGCGATCTTGCCCTCCACGCGCTTGACGCCGGCCGGCTCGGCGAGGGCGCGGAGGAAGCGGGCATAGAGCGTCGCATCGAGATGATAGGCGTAGTTGATGTCGAGGCCGTCGGCCTTGGCGAACTTGCCTGCATCGGCTGCCTGGAGCTCGAAGCAATAGTCGGACAGGCTGCCGCCAAAGCCCTGCGCGCGCGCTTCCAGCCAGAAATGGTGGAACTCGGCCATCCAGGTCGAACGCTTGCCGTTCTCGCCGAAGCTGTGGATGTAGCGGTCGCCGATCCGGCCCCAATTCTCGAACGAGATGCCCAGTTTGAAGGTCGCTTGGGTGGCGCGCATGAACGCCTGTTCGTCGATCCCAAGCAGCTGGTGGAAGTTGCGCGAGGTGGGGATGGTCGACTCCCCTACCCCGACGGTGCCGATCTCGTCCGATTCGACCAGCGTGATGTCGATCAGCGGCCCGAGTTGCTTGACCAAGGCCGCCGCGGCTACCCAGCCGGCAGTGCCGCCGCCGGCGATGACGACGCGCTTTACAACCTGTTCGCTCATCGATTCAGCTTCCTCAGGAGTTCCGCGCGCAGCCGCCGCGCCTTGATGTCGTCGAGCGGCGCCAGATTGCCGCGGGCAGGTTCGGGGAGATGCGCGCCGGCGCGGTCGGCAGGGCCGAAGACATAATAGTCGAACAGCGCCTTCCACCCGGCCTTCTCATGCTCCGGGCGGTCGCGCAGGCTGAGCAGCGCGTGGAGCAAAGTCACCTGCGGCGTATCGATGAACCCGGGCGACGTGTTCCACCAATAATTGATCATCGCGTTGAACGGATCGAGCGCCTCGACCTGATGCCACCACAGAGCGGGGTAGATCAGCGCGTCGCCCGGCTCCATCTCGGCCACTTCGGCTGCGGCGAGCGCCTGCACGAAGCCGGGATGCCGCGCGAAATCGGGTGCGTCGAAATCGACCATCGAGACGACCTGGCCCGCGGGAGTCAGTTCGAGCGGACCGGGATAGAGATTGGCCGCCTGATCGGGCGGGAACAGCGTGAAGCGCCGGCGCCCGACCAGGGTGACGGCGATGTTGTTCGACATGTCGTAATGTGCGGATGCAGTGGTCCTGTTTCCGATCCAGATGCTGACCAATGGCGGATGCTGCACCAGCTGCGGATCGCCGAACGGCAGTGCCGCCTGTGCGCGAAGACCCGGCAGGTACAAATCGATGTCGGTGGAGCCGATATAGATGGCCTGCGCATCGGGATCGCCGACGCCCGCGCGAAGCCGGTCGAGATAGCCCGAGAGCGATCCGCTCTCCCGCGCGAAATTGAGCGCCGTGCAACCTTCGGTGTAACCGAAACGGCCGCCGATCGCCGGATCGCCGACATAGGCCGTTACCGGGCGACCGCCGTCGAACTGCTTGAGCCAGGCGATTGCCGATTCCGCGCTTTCCAGCCCGGCAGCGACCAGCGGGAGGTGACGCGCGATCCCGCGCAGGATCGCGGGCCGGCCATCGGCGATCAGATCGGCTACCGGCAGGCTGTGTGCGTCCACGCCCTCGATCACGCGCGTGCGGCGAGTGATGGCCGGCATGACGGTCAGACCGCTGGGTCCAGCAGCGCCTGCTTGCGGGCAATAAGCTGCTGGACGTTGCCGAGCGACGCCGCGGCCAGGATGGCTAGGCGCAGGATACCCGAGCCGTACAGCCGCTCCAGCGGCTCGCCGGTCACGCCGGCCAGCCGCTCGACGTCCACCACGAGCACGTCGGGCACCGTGTAACGGCGATCCTCGCTGACATCGATGGTGAGCGTGACCGGGGCGAGCAGCCCGGCATCGTCGAGCGCGGCATAGGCGGCCGGCGCGCTTTCCATCTGCTGGTAGAGCAGCCGCAACACGCCCGAGACACGATTAAGATAGGGCGTGTTGCCGCCATGTTCGAGGAACAGCGGCAGGCCCTCGCTTTCGCCAACCCGCGGATCGTCCATATCGACATGGACCATCGGCTCGCCCGAATTTGGGTCGGCGGAATCGCGTGCAATGCCGATGGAGAAAGGGCCGCGCTGGTGGGTCGCTGGCACGTAGCGGCTCGCCCAGCGATCACCCGACAGGAACAGATTCTCGTCGCGGTCCAGCCCGAGCAACGCATAGGCCTGCACGCCATTTTCGCGGTGGCGGAAGATGATCGGGAACTCGCGCTGCAGCTCCTCGAACTCGGCGGGGAACACCAGCGCCTGATTGGCGGCGTCGCCGAACGCGGCGCCCGCACTGGGACTGACCCGCAGATTTGCGTGGTCGATATTGTTGATCTGTACGGGGTTCATCCGCTCCGGTCCTGTTTGCACCCAGTCTAGCGACGCGCGGGTGCCAGACAAAAGAAAAAGGCCGCTGCTTGGAAGCCGCGGCCTTTTCCCCCTTTTATCGGGAGTGGGCGCAGGCCCACTCCCGGGTTCGGTTAAAAGCGGAAACGGCCACCGAGCCAGAAGCGCGGCTTGAGTTCCTGCACATAGACCAGGTTGGTCTCGTTGCGGGCATACTGACGGAACGGCTCGCTGGTCAGGTTGACCGCTTCGAGCGAGAGCGAGAAGTTCGGCGTGATGTCGTAGCTGATGTTCGCATCCAGCGTGCCGAAGGTGTCGGTGAACAGCGGGTTGCGATTGCCGCCCTGGTTCGTCCCCGACAGATACTTGTCGCGCCAATTGTACGAGACACGGGCCGAGAATCCGCCCTTGTCGTAGATCGCGGTCAGGTTCGCACTGTCGCCCAGGCCAGTCAGCGCGAAGATGTTGACGTTCGGATCCGCATAGGGATCCACGTTCACGTCGCCATCGACCTTGGTGTACGACGCCGCGAAGCCGAAGCCGGTCTGCCCGAAGAAGTGGGTCCAGGCGACTTCGAAGCCGTGGATGTTGCCCTCACGATTGTTCACCGGGCCGCTGATCCCGAAATTGACCAGCGGATCGGTCGAATTGCCGAGAACATCGATTGCTGCGGCAAGGTTATTGTAGAAGGTCGTGCCGAGAGCACCGTTGGCGTAATTTGCCTGGAACTGCGCCGTCGCGGCCGCCTGGTTGCCGTTGTTCTGCACCAGAAGCGCAGTGTAGGCGAACAGGTTGATGTCGCTCAGCGGAATTCCGTTGGTCCGCAGGTACTCCAGCGCGATGCCGGAACGTGAGCCTGCAGCGCCCGAGCCCGGATCCCGCAGGCCGAAAAGATTGCCGTTGGTGACCTGAGTGCCGATGAAGTTGCGCACGTTCTTGTTGAAGAAGCCGACCGAGACGAAGCTCGAGGGCTTATAGTACCACTCCAGCGACACGTCGAAATTGTCAGATTCCAGCGGCAGCAGTGCCGGATCCTGCCTCGTCGCGGTCGGGAGTGCCGCACCAAGCGCCGTCGGGCGGTTCGGCGCGCCGGCAGTGACCGATGCAAACAGATTGCCATAGTCCGGACGGGCCAGCGTCTGGCTGAACGAAGCACGCGCCATCACATTGTCGAGCACTTCGATGTTGAAGTCCAGCGACGGCAACAGGTTATCGTACTTCGCCTTTACGTTGATGGCATCACCGGCAGGTCCGCCATCGACATTGAAGTCGTTGTCCGACGTCCAGCGCATCGCCGACGGCACCGACTGGAGACTGATCGAATTGACCCGGGTCTGTTCGTAGCGAACGCCGATCAACGCATTTGCACGGCGTCCACCGATTTCACCGCTCCAGGCCATCTGGCCGAACACCGCCCAGGTCTTTTCGCCGACCGTGTCGTCCGCCGAGCCCTGCGGCATGACGCCTCTGCCCGAGATCCCGCTGTTGGTATAATAAGGCGAGAAGATATTGTTCAGATCGACAGCGTTGCCGCGGAACGCGACCAGCGCCGACCCGGTCGAAGCCGGATCATATTTGTCGAACTTGCAGGTCATGCAGAAGGTCTTGACGAGATCGCCGGCCAGCTGACTGACCAGCCCGGTGTCGGTGATGCCCCAGTCGCCCAGCATCTGCTGGGTGTTGGAGGTAGCCGAGCGCATCTTGGCATCGACATAGTCGCCGCCGAAGGTGAAACGGCTCCCCTCGCCCAGATCCCAGGCGAATTCGCCGCCGAACTGGTTGATCCGGGCTTCCTGCTCCGAGACGATGACGCGCGAAATCTGCGTTCCCATATCGCCGATATCGAGCTGGTTGTTGCAGTTGCCGCCGCGGCCACCGTTGGTCGCGTTGCAATCGTTGATCGTTTCCGACTGCTGCGGGAAGCCGCTGCTGAAGTCGACGCGATGCGTCGCACGGACCGGCGCGCCGATCGAAATCGTCGTCGCGGACGAGCCGTTCGAGTTATCCGGATTGGTCGTCGACTTCGAGTGGTTCGCGTCGAACGTCAGCGACAGCGCGTCGGTGAAGTTCCATTTGAGGTTGCCGCCGATCGAATACAATTCGGTGTCGGTCGCAAAGCGCTGCTGCTCGTAGCCCTTATCCGCCTGCTTGGCCTCGGCGAGGATGATGGCGGTCTGCATCTGCTTGTTGTCGTCGAACGTGACGTCGGAGAACGGGCGCTGGAACCAGTTGGTCTGCTCGCTGCGCTCGTCGCTCAGCTTGTTGCGGGCATAAAGACCGTCAACCGTGATCTCCAAGGCCTCCGAAGGCTTGAACTGGACGACCGCCTGGCCGTTCAGACGCTCGCGGCGGTTCTCGGAGAACTGATAGCGGCTGTCGTTGGGGATCTGGACATAGGGCGTCGTCGGCGCATTGGTGATGTTCGTGGTCGGCGTGGTGTAGACACCGTCCCGGGCCAGGAAGGCAGCCAGCGGCACGATGTTCCAATAGTTCGGGTTCGACTGGATCGAAGTCGATTCGCGCAGCTGGTAGCTGCCGAACACCGTGACGCCGAAGGTCTCGCTCGGGTTCTTCCAGTTGATCAGGCCCGACACTTCCGGGGTGATCTTGCTCAGGTCGCCCTCGGCATCCTCTACCGTGAGGTCGTACAGCGCCTTGGCGCCGATCGAGCCCGAGAAGCCGTCCTCGCGCGAATCGAGCGGACGGCGGGTGACGACGTTGATCGACGCGCCGATGCCGCCCGACGGGATGTTGGCGCGGCCGGTCTTGTAGACTTCAAGCGACGCGACGCCTTCCGAAGCAAGGTTCTGGAAGTCGAACGAACGGCCGGTGCCGCGCGCAAAGGCGTTGCCGGTGCTGGTGTCGATGCTGGTCGACGGCAGCTGGCGGCCGTTCAGCGTCACCAGGTTGAAGCCGCCGCTGAAGCCGCGAACCGCGACCTGCGAACCTTCGCCATTGGCGCGGGTGATCGACACGCCGGTGATCCGCTGGAGCGACTCGGCGAGGTTGGTGTCGGGGAACTTGCCGATATCCTCGGCGGAGATCGCATCGACGACGCCGGCGGAATTGCGCTTGATCGCAATCGCCTGATCCAGCGCGGCGCGGATGCCGGTGACGACGATGTCCTCGCCTTGCGCTTCGTCCTGAGTTGCCGTGGCAGTCGCGTCCGCCTGCGCGGCGGCGTCCTGTGCCTGCGCCAGTCCGGGCATCATCAGGCATGCCGTGATGGCGATTGCGGAAGCCGAGCGCGCGAGCGCTGGCGTGAGCCGAATGCTTTTCATCTGTCCCCTCCTCGTCAGCGCGCATCGGCGCGCCGCATGGTTTTTTATGTGAGCTGGCTTGGTCGCCACTCGATGTTAACGCTACCAAATTGTCTCACGTTGTCAACCGGTCTATGCGTAACTTATGCGTTGCAGCTCTGATGGCGATATCGATTACTTGTCAAATACTTGACGACAATTGGTGCGGCGCAGCAGAAACGAAATCCTCCGGCTGCGGCAAAAAAGGCACAGTGTTCCGCGTATCATTTGCGGCGGTGCGTTTGCGGCACGCGGTCGGGCGTTTGGCGGCGGCGCTCAGGGCGTGGCGCGAGTCACCCGGAACCAGTCGATGTCGATCGACCCCGCGCTACCCAACGTGCCGCGGGTAAAGGTGAAGAGACCAGGGCGCGACCCCTTCCACCACGAGAAGCGCGCAAGCCAGGACGGTTTACCCAGGGGCACGAATCGGCGGCCGTCGAGGCTGTACGAATAGCGGACGATCTGGCCTTCGCTGACATCGGCGGCGAGGATGACGGTGGCGCCGGCGAGCCGCGGCCCGGACGCCTCGTCACCTTCGATCGCGACCGTGAGTCGATTGATCCCGTCGCTGCGGACCACGCCGATCCAGCTCGGCCGCACGCCGAACAGGGTGAGCCCGGCGCGCTGGCCCTCGGCCATGCGGCTGATGTCGATTCGCGTGGTGATTCGCGTGCTCGGCCCCTGGAGAATCTGGGTGAGCGTGTTGCGCGCGCCGGCGAGATGCTCGGCGGGGAGCGCGGTGAGGCGGAGCCAGCCGGGGCGGCGCGCGAGACTCCACGCGCTGTCGAGCGGGTTGTGGTTCCACGACCATTGCAGGCCGAGCCCGGGCGCGCCGAACTCGTCGGTATCCTGGAGGCGATCGGCGGTCGGGGCGTTGCCGGTGTCGGGCATCGCGTGGCTGAGCACCGGCTGGCCCGATTGCTTGTCGGGGATCGGCTGGCCGACCAGCGGCCAGTCACCGGTCCAGCGCACCGGCTGGAGGTGGACGATGCGGCCGAACGCGCCGGTCGAATTGAAATGCGCGAACCAGCCCTGGCCCGAGGGCGTCTCGACATAGCCGCCCTGGTGCGGGCCCTGGACCGGCGTCGTGCCGGGTTCGAGCACGGTGCGCCATTCATAGGGACCGCGAATGTCGCGGGCGCGGCCGACCGCCTGCGGGCCGGTGCCGACTCCGCCGATCGGCGCCCAGATATAGTACCAGCCGTTCCGCTTGTAGAGCTTGGGGCCCTCGAGGACGGGGAGCTTGTCCTTGTCCTCGGCGATCACCTTGCCGTCGTCGAGCACGCTTGCGCCGTCGGGGGCCATGCGGTGTAGGATCAGCGGGCCGGCGCCGACCTTGCCATGGACCAGCCACGCGCTGCCGTCTTCGTCCCAGAACGGGCATGGGTCTTCGAGCCCGGGCTTGCCGATGACTGCGACGGGCGCGGTCCACGGGCCGGCGGGGTCGGTCGCAGTCGACATGAACACGCCTTCGTCGGGGGTCGCCCAATAGACCCAGAACTTGCCGGCGTGGTGGCGGATGCTCGGCGCCCAGACGCCGCTGGCATATTTGGTGCCGCCGATCGGCTTGGAGATCTTGTCGGTCAGCGTGTGCGGCCCCGGCATGTCGTAGAGCGGGCCGAAGGGGAGCCTGGGCAGGACATGGCCGAGGATGCTCCAGTGGACGAGGTCGCGCGACTTGAGCACCGGGATGCCGGGGGAGAAATGGAAGCTGGAGGCGACCATGTAATAGTCGCTGCCGACGCGGATCACGTCGGGATCGGAATAATCGGCATAGAGGATCGGATTGGTGAAGCTCGCCTGGGGCTGCGCGGCAGCCGGCGCCGCCGCAAGCGCCAGACCCACG
This genomic stretch from Sphingomonas sp. LM7 harbors:
- a CDS encoding GDSL-type esterase/lipase family protein, whose protein sequence is MSIVRRGFLAGALALPIAAHAQAQESREERRQRQLREDWPWLGRYAEENRALLASGAKTNIVFMGDSITEGWRGQRPAFFKPGRVGRGISGQTTPQMVLRMMADVVALKPRYVHIMAATNDVAGNTGPITPAQTFDNFRMMTAIAQANRIQVLLASVPPADHFPWRQGLETVKPIRTINAWLKSYAKTAGATWIDYWPVLADAHGAMKPGMATDGVHPTPQGYDSMATVIDPFLRARKI
- a CDS encoding murein L,D-transpeptidase codes for the protein MAVVVGMASAPGFAQQQTPPATPLVQPVPAVAPVQVVPPPTLSADQAAQLGKLLADAGFAHGLRHDGTATPRAGSNEAVARAALDYARAVHSGRLDTSDFQKDWGLRPAAYDPLPAFADAVKRDRIAAWFRSLPPPYAGYDGLQKGLEIYRKIEANGGWTALPAGPDMTVGASGPRVAALRKRLAVEDSDVVATGTKFDAELKDAVVRAQRRYGLNPTGLVSTGTLGALNVPAGDRVRQIMANMERWRWLPAELPAKRIQVNIAAAVLTVFEGDAPIASMKAVTGRPGNETPMLQSRIHSIVLNPPWNVPAGIAAKELFPKGAAYLARNNYKIIGTGAGRRIQQQPGPKSALGLYKFDFDNPYAVYLHDTPAQAKFASFDRLDSHGCVRLEKPGPLAQLLLRNDPAWQPEAIQEALGKGKTLRVQLQEQDKVQVYLLYWTAFASANGQMNFRSDPYGWDKTLAAKIERRSAITAVAAR
- a CDS encoding tryptophan halogenase family protein; protein product: MSEQVVKRVVIAGGGTAGWVAAAALVKQLGPLIDITLVESDEIGTVGVGESTIPTSRNFHQLLGIDEQAFMRATQATFKLGISFENWGRIGDRYIHSFGENGKRSTWMAEFHHFWLEARAQGFGGSLSDYCFELQAADAGKFAKADGLDINYAYHLDATLYARFLRALAEPAGVKRVEGKIARVEQHAETGFITALVLESGVRVEGDLFVDCTGFRALLIEQTLETGFEDWTRYLGTNSAFAVQTRSTGPAIPLTRAIAHEAGWRWRIPLQHRVGNGIVYCSDFMSDEDARAKLLNDIEGEPLTEPRLIRYRTGARRKVWNKNCVALGLASGFIEPLESTSIHLVKVAVTRLIQSFPFGGCHEAAADRFNAQSRQEIEGIRDFITLHYHLTQRDDSPFWDRCRTMEIPDSLAQRLALFRGDAHAWQDGIDLFRVDSWVQVLLGQGLAPESHHRLAKMMNPSELRQALGALKANIDGAVARLPAHQDFLARYCPAGDA
- a CDS encoding cupin-like domain-containing protein: MPAITRRTRVIEGVDAHSLPVADLIADGRPAILRGIARHLPLVAAGLESAESAIAWLKQFDGGRPVTAYVGDPAIGGRFGYTEGCTALNFARESGSLSGYLDRLRAGVGDPDAQAIYIGSTDIDLYLPGLRAQAALPFGDPQLVQHPPLVSIWIGNRTTASAHYDMSNNIAVTLVGRRRFTLFPPDQAANLYPGPLELTPAGQVVSMVDFDAPDFARHPGFVQALAAAEVAEMEPGDALIYPALWWHQVEALDPFNAMINYWWNTSPGFIDTPQVTLLHALLSLRDRPEHEKAGWKALFDYYVFGPADRAGAHLPEPARGNLAPLDDIKARRLRAELLRKLNR
- a CDS encoding SapC family protein — encoded protein: MNPVQINNIDHANLRVSPSAGAAFGDAANQALVFPAEFEELQREFPIIFRHRENGVQAYALLGLDRDENLFLSGDRWASRYVPATHQRGPFSIGIARDSADPNSGEPMVHVDMDDPRVGESEGLPLFLEHGGNTPYLNRVSGVLRLLYQQMESAPAAYAALDDAGLLAPVTLTIDVSEDRRYTVPDVLVVDVERLAGVTGEPLERLYGSGILRLAILAAASLGNVQQLIARKQALLDPAV
- a CDS encoding TonB-dependent receptor, with the protein product MKSIRLTPALARSASAIAITACLMMPGLAQAQDAAAQADATATATQDEAQGEDIVVTGIRAALDQAIAIKRNSAGVVDAISAEDIGKFPDTNLAESLQRITGVSITRANGEGSQVAVRGFSGGFNLVTLNGRQLPSTSIDTSTGNAFARGTGRSFDFQNLASEGVASLEVYKTGRANIPSGGIGASINVVTRRPLDSREDGFSGSIGAKALYDLTVEDAEGDLSKITPEVSGLINWKNPSETFGVTVFGSYQLRESTSIQSNPNYWNIVPLAAFLARDGVYTTPTTNITNAPTTPYVQIPNDSRYQFSENRRERLNGQAVVQFKPSEALEITVDGLYARNKLSDERSEQTNWFQRPFSDVTFDDNKQMQTAIILAEAKQADKGYEQQRFATDTELYSIGGNLKWNFTDALSLTFDANHSKSTTNPDNSNGSSATTISIGAPVRATHRVDFSSGFPQQSETINDCNATNGGRGGNCNNQLDIGDMGTQISRVIVSEQEARINQFGGEFAWDLGEGSRFTFGGDYVDAKMRSATSNTQQMLGDWGITDTGLVSQLAGDLVKTFCMTCKFDKYDPASTGSALVAFRGNAVDLNNIFSPYYTNSGISGRGVMPQGSADDTVGEKTWAVFGQMAWSGEIGGRRANALIGVRYEQTRVNSISLQSVPSAMRWTSDNDFNVDGGPAGDAINVKAKYDNLLPSLDFNIEVLDNVMARASFSQTLARPDYGNLFASVTAGAPNRPTALGAALPTATRQDPALLPLESDNFDVSLEWYYKPSSFVSVGFFNKNVRNFIGTQVTNGNLFGLRDPGSGAAGSRSGIALEYLRTNGIPLSDINLFAYTALLVQNNGNQAAATAQFQANYANGALGTTFYNNLAAAIDVLGNSTDPLVNFGISGPVNNREGNIHGFEVAWTHFFGQTGFGFAASYTKVDGDVNVDPYADPNVNIFALTGLGDSANLTAIYDKGGFSARVSYNWRDKYLSGTNQGGNRNPLFTDTFGTLDANISYDITPNFSLSLEAVNLTSEPFRQYARNETNLVYVQELKPRFWLGGRFRF
- a CDS encoding glycoside hydrolase 43 family protein; protein product: MWKFLGVGLALAAAPAAAQPQASFTNPILYADYSDPDVIRVGSDYYMVASSFHFSPGIPVLKSRDLVHWSILGHVLPRLPFGPLYDMPGPHTLTDKISKPIGGTKYASGVWAPSIRHHAGKFWVYWATPDEGVFMSTATDPAGPWTAPVAVIGKPGLEDPCPFWDEDGSAWLVHGKVGAGPLILHRMAPDGASVLDDGKVIAEDKDKLPVLEGPKLYKRNGWYYIWAPIGGVGTGPQAVGRARDIRGPYEWRTVLEPGTTPVQGPHQGGYVETPSGQGWFAHFNSTGAFGRIVHLQPVRWTGDWPLVGQPIPDKQSGQPVLSHAMPDTGNAPTADRLQDTDEFGAPGLGLQWSWNHNPLDSAWSLARRPGWLRLTALPAEHLAGARNTLTQILQGPSTRITTRIDISRMAEGQRAGLTLFGVRPSWIGVVRSDGINRLTVAIEGDEASGPRLAGATVILAADVSEGQIVRYSYSLDGRRFVPLGKPSWLARFSWWKGSRPGLFTFTRGTLGSAGSIDIDWFRVTRATP